A single window of Nicotiana sylvestris chromosome 5, ASM39365v2, whole genome shotgun sequence DNA harbors:
- the LOC104211120 gene encoding chaperonin CPN60-2, mitochondrial-like, which translates to MYRFAAKLASKASVARNSSHQVGSRLNWSRNYAAKDVKFGVEARGLMLQGVEQLADAVKVTMGPKGRNVVIEQSWGAPKVTKDGVTVAKSIEFKDKIKNVGASLVKQVANATNDVAGDGTTCATVLTRAIFAEGCKSVAAGMNAMDLRRGITMAVDAVVTNLKSRARMISTSEEIAQVGTISANGEREIGELIAKAMEKVGKEGVITIQDGKTLFNELEVVEGMKLDRGYISPYFITNEKNQKCELDDPLILIHEKKISSINAIVKVLELALKRQRPLLIVSEDVESEILATLILNKLRAGIKVCAIKAPGFGENRKANLQDLAALTGGQVITEELGLNLENVELDMLGKCKKVTISKDDTVVLDGAGEKKAIEERCEQIRSAIELSTSDYDKEKLQERLAKLSGGVAVLKVGGASELEVGEKKDRVTDALNATKAAVEEGIVPGGGVALLYASKELDNLPTANFDQKIGVQIIQNALKTPVHTIASNAGVEGAVVVGKLLEQDDPDLGYDAAKGEYVDMVKSGIIDPLKVIRTALVDAASVSSLLTTTEAVVVELPKDETPSPPMPGGGMGY; encoded by the exons ATGTATCGTTTTGCAGCTAAACTTGCTTCTAAAGCCAG TGTTGCCAGAAACAGCAGCCACCAG GTGGGTAGTAGGTTGAATTGGAGCAGAAATTATGCAGCCAAGGATGTTAAATTTGGAGTTGAAGCTCGGGGCTTGATGCTTCAGGGCGTTGAGCAGCTTGCTGATGCAGTTAAAGTCACCATGGGTCCAAAG GGCCGTAATGTGGTGATTGAACAAAGTTGGGGTGCACCCAAGGTAACAAAAGATGGTGTGACTGTTGCAAAAAGCATCGAATTCaaggacaaaattaaaaatgtTGGTGCCAGCCTTGTAAAACAGGTTGCCAATGCCACTAATGATGTTGCTGGTGATG GTACCACTTGTGCAACAGTCCTCACCCGAGCAATATTTGCTGAAGGGTGCAAGTCTGTCGCAGCTGGAATGAATGCAATGGACCTTAGACGGGGTATCACAATGGCTGTGGATGCTGTTGTAACAAACCTGAAAAGCAGAGCACGGATGATAAGCACATCCGAGGAGATTGCCCAG GTTGGGACAATCTCTGCAAATGGAGAAAGAGAAATTGGTGAGCTAATTGCAAAGGCTATGGAGAAAGTAGGCAAGGAAGGTGTCATCACTATTCAA GACGGAAAGACATTGTTTAATGAGTTGGAAGTTGTTGAGGGGATGAAGCTGGACAGGGGCTACATATCTCCATACTTTATCACGAATGAGAAGAATCAGAAATGT GAGCTGGATGACCCACTTATTCTTATTCACGAGAAAAAAATCTCAAGCATAAATGCTATTGTGAAAGTGTTAGAATTGGCTTTGAAG AGACAAAGGCCCCTCTTAATTGTGTCCGAAGATGTGGAGAGTGAAATACTTGCTACACTTATTCTGAACAAGCTTCGTGCTGGAATCAAG GTTTGTGCCATCAAAGCTCCAGGATTTGGTGAAAACAGGAAGGCTAATTTGCAAGATCTTGCTGCTTTAACTGGAGGCCAG GTCATAACTGAAGAACTTGGATTGAATCTTGAGAATGTGGAGTTGGACATGCTGGGAAAATGTAAAAAG GTGACTATCTCCAAGGATGACACCGTCGTTCTTGATGGTGCTGGTGAGAAGAAGGCCATTGAGGAGAGATGTGAACAG ATCAGATCAGCAATTGAACTGAGCACATCTGATTATGACAAGGAGAAATTGCAGGAAAGACTAGCTAAGCTTTCAGGTGGTGTTGCAGTATTGAAG GTCGGAGGAGCTAGTGAACTTGAGGTTGGTGAGAAGAAAGACAGAGTTACAGATGCTTTGAATGCCACAAAGGCTGCTGTAGAGGAAGGAATTGTTCCAG GTGGCGGTGTTGCACTTCTTTATGCATCAAAAGAATTGGATAACTTGCCAACAGCCAACTTTGACCAGAAGATTGGTGTCCAAATTATTCAGAATGCTTTGAAG ACACCAGTACATACAATTGCCTCTAATGCTGGGGTGGAGGGTGCTGTAGTGGTTGGTAAACTGTTGGAGCAGGACGACCCTGATCTTGGATATGATGCGGCAAAAG GTGAATATGTTGATATGGTAAAATCAGGGATCATTGACCCTTTGAAAGTAATTAGGACCGCCCTAGTTGATGCTGCTAG TGTGTCATCTCTATTGACTACAACTGAAGCTGTTGTTGTTGAGCTTCCCAAGGACGAGACGCCATCTCCACCTATGCCTGGTGGTGGTATGGGCTACTAA